In Bubalus kerabau isolate K-KA32 ecotype Philippines breed swamp buffalo chromosome 4, PCC_UOA_SB_1v2, whole genome shotgun sequence, one DNA window encodes the following:
- the SP2 gene encoding transcription factor Sp2 isoform X3 produces the protein MAATAAVSPSDYLQPAASTTQDSQPSPLALLAATCSKIGPPAVEAAVTPPAPPQPTPRKLVPIKPAPLPLSPSKNSFGILSSKGNILQIQGSQLSTSYPGGQLVFAIQNPTVVNKGTRSNTSIQYQAVPQIQASSPQTIQVQPSLTNQIQIIPGTNQAIITPSPSSHKPVPIKPAPVQKSSTTTAPAQSGANVVKLTGGGGNVTLTLPVNNLVNTSDPGAATQLLTESPPAPLSKTNKKARKKSLPAAQPPVAVAEQVETVLIETTADNIIQAGNNLLIVQSPGGGQPAVVQQVQVVPPKAEQQQVVQIPQQALRVVQAASATLPTVPQKPSQNFQIQAAEPSPTQVYIRTPSGEVQTVLVQDSPPATAATASTTTCSSPASRAAHLSGTSKKHSAAILRKERPLPKIAPAGSIISLNAAQLAAAAQAMQTININGVQVQGVPVTITNTGGQQQLTVQNVSGNNLTISGLSPTQIQLQMEQALAGETQPGEKRRRMACTCPNCKDGDKRSGEQGKKKHVCHIPDCGKTFRKTSLLRAHVRLHTGERPFVCNWFFCGKRFTRSDELQRHARTHTGDKRFECAQCQKRFMRSDHLTKHYKTHLVTKNL, from the exons ATGGCTGCCACTGCCGCTGTCAGTCCCAGTGACTACCTGCAGCCTGCTGCCTCTACCACCCAG GACTCCCAGCCATCTCCCTTAGCGCTGCTTGCCGCGACATGTAGCAAAATTGGCCCTCCAGCTGTTGAAGCTGCGGTGACGCCTCCTGCTCCCCCCCAGCCCACTCCACGGAAACTCGTCCCTATCAAACCCGCCCCTCTCCCTCTCAGCCCCAGCAAGAATAGCTTTGGAATCTTGTCCTCCAAGGGAAACATACTTCAGATTCAGGGGTCACAGCTGAGCACGTCCTACCCTGGGGGGCAGCTGGTGTTCGCCATCCAGAATCCCACCGTGGTCAACAAAGGGACCCGATCGAACACCAGTATCCAGTACCAGGCGGTCCCTCAGATCCAGGCCAGCAGTCCTCAGACCATCCAGGTGCAGCCCAGTCTGACCAACCAGATCCAGATCATCCCTGGCACCAACCAAGCCATCATCACCCCGTCCCCGTCCAGTCACAAGCCCGTCCCCATCAAGCCAGCCCCTGTCCAGAAGTCAAGTACGACCACCGCTCCAGCACAGAGCGGGGCCAATGTGGTGAAGCTGACAGGTGGCGGTGGCAATGTGACCCTTACTCTGCCTGTCAACAACCTCGTGAACACCAGCGACCCCGGGGCCGCCACTCAGCTCCTCACAGAGAGCCCTCCTGCCCCGCTGTCTAAGACTAACAAGAAAGCCAGGAAGAAGAGTCTTCCTGCCGCCCAGCCCCCTGTGGCCGTGGCCGAGCAGGTGGAGACGGTGCTGATCGAGACCACCGCAGACAACATCATCCAAGCAGGAAACAACCTGCTCATTGTTCAGAGCCCTGGCGGGGGCCAGCCAGCCGTGGTCCAGCAGGTCCAGGTGGTGCCCCCCAAGGCCGAGCAGCAGCAGGTGGTGCAGATTCCACAGCAGGCCCTGCGGGTGGTGCAGGCAGCGTCCGCCACACTCCCCACCGTCCCCCAGAAGCCCTCCCAGAACTTCCAGATCCAGGCTGCTGAGCCATCACCTACTCAG GTCTACATCCGTACGCCTTCTGGTGAGGTACAGACGGTCCTTGTCCAGGACAGCCCCCCAGCAACAGCTGCGACTGCCTCCACCACCACTTGTAGTAGCCCCGCATCCCGTGCTGCCCATCTGAGTGGGACCAGCAAAAAGCACTCGGCTGCAATTCTCCGAAAAGAACGACCCCTGCCAAAGATCGCTCCTGCTGGGAGCATCATCAGCCTGAACGCAGCACAGCTGGCAGCGGCAGCCCAGGCCATGCAGACCATCAACATCAACGGTGTCCAGGTCCAGGGCGTGCCCGTCACCATCACCAACACTGGCG GACAGCAGCAGCTGACTGTGCAGAATGTTTCTGGAAACAACCTGACCATCAGTGGGCTGAGCCCCACCCAGATCCAGCTGCAGATGGAACAGGCCCTGGCTGGAGAGACCCAGCCTGGGGAAAAGCGGCGCCGCATGGCCTGCACGTGTCCCAACTGCAAGGACGGGGACAAGAG GTCTGGAGAGCAGGGCAAGAAGAAGCACGTGTGCCACATCCCCGACTGCGGCAAGACTTTCCGTAAGACGTCCCTGCTTCGGGCTCACGTGCGCCTGCACACCGGCGAGCGGCCCTTTGTTTGCAACTGGTTCTTCTGTGGCAAGAGGTTCACACGGAGCGACGAGCTCCAGCGGCATGCCCGCACCCACACAG GGGACAAACGCTTCGAGTGTGCCCAGTGTCAGAAGCGCTTCATGAGGAGTGACCACCTCACCAAGCATTACAAGACCCACCTGGTCACGAAGAACTTGTAA
- the SP2 gene encoding transcription factor Sp2 isoform X1, producing MQICRFSIYEASSLPVDPQTSMAATAAVSPSDYLQPAASTTQDSQPSPLALLAATCSKIGPPAVEAAVTPPAPPQPTPRKLVPIKPAPLPLSPSKNSFGILSSKGNILQIQGSQLSTSYPGGQLVFAIQNPTVVNKGTRSNTSIQYQAVPQIQASSPQTIQVQPSLTNQIQIIPGTNQAIITPSPSSHKPVPIKPAPVQKSSTTTAPAQSGANVVKLTGGGGNVTLTLPVNNLVNTSDPGAATQLLTESPPAPLSKTNKKARKKSLPAAQPPVAVAEQVETVLIETTADNIIQAGNNLLIVQSPGGGQPAVVQQVQVVPPKAEQQQVVQIPQQALRVVQAASATLPTVPQKPSQNFQIQAAEPSPTQVYIRTPSGEVQTVLVQDSPPATAATASTTTCSSPASRAAHLSGTSKKHSAAILRKERPLPKIAPAGSIISLNAAQLAAAAQAMQTININGVQVQGVPVTITNTGGQQQLTVQNVSGNNLTISGLSPTQIQLQMEQALAGETQPGEKRRRMACTCPNCKDGDKRSGEQGKKKHVCHIPDCGKTFRKTSLLRAHVRLHTGERPFVCNWFFCGKRFTRSDELQRHARTHTGDKRFECAQCQKRFMRSDHLTKHYKTHLVTKNL from the exons ATGCAGATCTGCAGGTTTTCTATATATGAAGCATCTTCTTTGCCAGTAG ATCCACAGACCAGCATGGCTGCCACTGCCGCTGTCAGTCCCAGTGACTACCTGCAGCCTGCTGCCTCTACCACCCAG GACTCCCAGCCATCTCCCTTAGCGCTGCTTGCCGCGACATGTAGCAAAATTGGCCCTCCAGCTGTTGAAGCTGCGGTGACGCCTCCTGCTCCCCCCCAGCCCACTCCACGGAAACTCGTCCCTATCAAACCCGCCCCTCTCCCTCTCAGCCCCAGCAAGAATAGCTTTGGAATCTTGTCCTCCAAGGGAAACATACTTCAGATTCAGGGGTCACAGCTGAGCACGTCCTACCCTGGGGGGCAGCTGGTGTTCGCCATCCAGAATCCCACCGTGGTCAACAAAGGGACCCGATCGAACACCAGTATCCAGTACCAGGCGGTCCCTCAGATCCAGGCCAGCAGTCCTCAGACCATCCAGGTGCAGCCCAGTCTGACCAACCAGATCCAGATCATCCCTGGCACCAACCAAGCCATCATCACCCCGTCCCCGTCCAGTCACAAGCCCGTCCCCATCAAGCCAGCCCCTGTCCAGAAGTCAAGTACGACCACCGCTCCAGCACAGAGCGGGGCCAATGTGGTGAAGCTGACAGGTGGCGGTGGCAATGTGACCCTTACTCTGCCTGTCAACAACCTCGTGAACACCAGCGACCCCGGGGCCGCCACTCAGCTCCTCACAGAGAGCCCTCCTGCCCCGCTGTCTAAGACTAACAAGAAAGCCAGGAAGAAGAGTCTTCCTGCCGCCCAGCCCCCTGTGGCCGTGGCCGAGCAGGTGGAGACGGTGCTGATCGAGACCACCGCAGACAACATCATCCAAGCAGGAAACAACCTGCTCATTGTTCAGAGCCCTGGCGGGGGCCAGCCAGCCGTGGTCCAGCAGGTCCAGGTGGTGCCCCCCAAGGCCGAGCAGCAGCAGGTGGTGCAGATTCCACAGCAGGCCCTGCGGGTGGTGCAGGCAGCGTCCGCCACACTCCCCACCGTCCCCCAGAAGCCCTCCCAGAACTTCCAGATCCAGGCTGCTGAGCCATCACCTACTCAG GTCTACATCCGTACGCCTTCTGGTGAGGTACAGACGGTCCTTGTCCAGGACAGCCCCCCAGCAACAGCTGCGACTGCCTCCACCACCACTTGTAGTAGCCCCGCATCCCGTGCTGCCCATCTGAGTGGGACCAGCAAAAAGCACTCGGCTGCAATTCTCCGAAAAGAACGACCCCTGCCAAAGATCGCTCCTGCTGGGAGCATCATCAGCCTGAACGCAGCACAGCTGGCAGCGGCAGCCCAGGCCATGCAGACCATCAACATCAACGGTGTCCAGGTCCAGGGCGTGCCCGTCACCATCACCAACACTGGCG GACAGCAGCAGCTGACTGTGCAGAATGTTTCTGGAAACAACCTGACCATCAGTGGGCTGAGCCCCACCCAGATCCAGCTGCAGATGGAACAGGCCCTGGCTGGAGAGACCCAGCCTGGGGAAAAGCGGCGCCGCATGGCCTGCACGTGTCCCAACTGCAAGGACGGGGACAAGAG GTCTGGAGAGCAGGGCAAGAAGAAGCACGTGTGCCACATCCCCGACTGCGGCAAGACTTTCCGTAAGACGTCCCTGCTTCGGGCTCACGTGCGCCTGCACACCGGCGAGCGGCCCTTTGTTTGCAACTGGTTCTTCTGTGGCAAGAGGTTCACACGGAGCGACGAGCTCCAGCGGCATGCCCGCACCCACACAG GGGACAAACGCTTCGAGTGTGCCCAGTGTCAGAAGCGCTTCATGAGGAGTGACCACCTCACCAAGCATTACAAGACCCACCTGGTCACGAAGAACTTGTAA
- the SP2 gene encoding transcription factor Sp2 isoform X2, translating to MSDPQTSMAATAAVSPSDYLQPAASTTQDSQPSPLALLAATCSKIGPPAVEAAVTPPAPPQPTPRKLVPIKPAPLPLSPSKNSFGILSSKGNILQIQGSQLSTSYPGGQLVFAIQNPTVVNKGTRSNTSIQYQAVPQIQASSPQTIQVQPSLTNQIQIIPGTNQAIITPSPSSHKPVPIKPAPVQKSSTTTAPAQSGANVVKLTGGGGNVTLTLPVNNLVNTSDPGAATQLLTESPPAPLSKTNKKARKKSLPAAQPPVAVAEQVETVLIETTADNIIQAGNNLLIVQSPGGGQPAVVQQVQVVPPKAEQQQVVQIPQQALRVVQAASATLPTVPQKPSQNFQIQAAEPSPTQVYIRTPSGEVQTVLVQDSPPATAATASTTTCSSPASRAAHLSGTSKKHSAAILRKERPLPKIAPAGSIISLNAAQLAAAAQAMQTININGVQVQGVPVTITNTGGQQQLTVQNVSGNNLTISGLSPTQIQLQMEQALAGETQPGEKRRRMACTCPNCKDGDKRSGEQGKKKHVCHIPDCGKTFRKTSLLRAHVRLHTGERPFVCNWFFCGKRFTRSDELQRHARTHTGDKRFECAQCQKRFMRSDHLTKHYKTHLVTKNL from the exons ATCCACAGACCAGCATGGCTGCCACTGCCGCTGTCAGTCCCAGTGACTACCTGCAGCCTGCTGCCTCTACCACCCAG GACTCCCAGCCATCTCCCTTAGCGCTGCTTGCCGCGACATGTAGCAAAATTGGCCCTCCAGCTGTTGAAGCTGCGGTGACGCCTCCTGCTCCCCCCCAGCCCACTCCACGGAAACTCGTCCCTATCAAACCCGCCCCTCTCCCTCTCAGCCCCAGCAAGAATAGCTTTGGAATCTTGTCCTCCAAGGGAAACATACTTCAGATTCAGGGGTCACAGCTGAGCACGTCCTACCCTGGGGGGCAGCTGGTGTTCGCCATCCAGAATCCCACCGTGGTCAACAAAGGGACCCGATCGAACACCAGTATCCAGTACCAGGCGGTCCCTCAGATCCAGGCCAGCAGTCCTCAGACCATCCAGGTGCAGCCCAGTCTGACCAACCAGATCCAGATCATCCCTGGCACCAACCAAGCCATCATCACCCCGTCCCCGTCCAGTCACAAGCCCGTCCCCATCAAGCCAGCCCCTGTCCAGAAGTCAAGTACGACCACCGCTCCAGCACAGAGCGGGGCCAATGTGGTGAAGCTGACAGGTGGCGGTGGCAATGTGACCCTTACTCTGCCTGTCAACAACCTCGTGAACACCAGCGACCCCGGGGCCGCCACTCAGCTCCTCACAGAGAGCCCTCCTGCCCCGCTGTCTAAGACTAACAAGAAAGCCAGGAAGAAGAGTCTTCCTGCCGCCCAGCCCCCTGTGGCCGTGGCCGAGCAGGTGGAGACGGTGCTGATCGAGACCACCGCAGACAACATCATCCAAGCAGGAAACAACCTGCTCATTGTTCAGAGCCCTGGCGGGGGCCAGCCAGCCGTGGTCCAGCAGGTCCAGGTGGTGCCCCCCAAGGCCGAGCAGCAGCAGGTGGTGCAGATTCCACAGCAGGCCCTGCGGGTGGTGCAGGCAGCGTCCGCCACACTCCCCACCGTCCCCCAGAAGCCCTCCCAGAACTTCCAGATCCAGGCTGCTGAGCCATCACCTACTCAG GTCTACATCCGTACGCCTTCTGGTGAGGTACAGACGGTCCTTGTCCAGGACAGCCCCCCAGCAACAGCTGCGACTGCCTCCACCACCACTTGTAGTAGCCCCGCATCCCGTGCTGCCCATCTGAGTGGGACCAGCAAAAAGCACTCGGCTGCAATTCTCCGAAAAGAACGACCCCTGCCAAAGATCGCTCCTGCTGGGAGCATCATCAGCCTGAACGCAGCACAGCTGGCAGCGGCAGCCCAGGCCATGCAGACCATCAACATCAACGGTGTCCAGGTCCAGGGCGTGCCCGTCACCATCACCAACACTGGCG GACAGCAGCAGCTGACTGTGCAGAATGTTTCTGGAAACAACCTGACCATCAGTGGGCTGAGCCCCACCCAGATCCAGCTGCAGATGGAACAGGCCCTGGCTGGAGAGACCCAGCCTGGGGAAAAGCGGCGCCGCATGGCCTGCACGTGTCCCAACTGCAAGGACGGGGACAAGAG GTCTGGAGAGCAGGGCAAGAAGAAGCACGTGTGCCACATCCCCGACTGCGGCAAGACTTTCCGTAAGACGTCCCTGCTTCGGGCTCACGTGCGCCTGCACACCGGCGAGCGGCCCTTTGTTTGCAACTGGTTCTTCTGTGGCAAGAGGTTCACACGGAGCGACGAGCTCCAGCGGCATGCCCGCACCCACACAG GGGACAAACGCTTCGAGTGTGCCCAGTGTCAGAAGCGCTTCATGAGGAGTGACCACCTCACCAAGCATTACAAGACCCACCTGGTCACGAAGAACTTGTAA